A section of the Sphaerobacter thermophilus DSM 20745 genome encodes:
- a CDS encoding polysaccharide deacetylase family protein, whose amino-acid sequence MIVRRLFVTGGALALSGLVLAGAHAAPNLGRKWYGRRMFPLIRRIPIHGAVALTFDDGPGEALDDFLTTLDRYNARATFFVVGEQVKAAPGRVRDIIDAGHEVGLHCYHHRNYLHRPPWEAVQDLDRAQATIEDATGRPITLYRPPHGMFNLATFIESGRRGWHRVYWQRQGWDWEASATPESIAAGVGVPDPGDIILLHDDDRYSAPGSWRRTLAALPRILETAKSAGMEVCSVGELLARAGDYAPPRASAARAQRTDDSYRTGRVS is encoded by the coding sequence GGGGCATTGGCGTTGAGCGGCTTGGTCCTGGCGGGGGCTCACGCCGCCCCCAATCTGGGTCGCAAGTGGTACGGTCGCCGCATGTTCCCGCTCATACGGCGGATCCCCATCCACGGTGCGGTGGCGCTTACGTTCGACGACGGACCCGGCGAAGCGCTGGATGACTTTCTCACAACCTTGGATCGGTACAACGCTCGGGCGACGTTCTTTGTCGTCGGTGAACAGGTGAAGGCGGCACCAGGCCGCGTCCGGGACATCATCGACGCGGGGCATGAGGTGGGCCTGCACTGTTACCACCACCGCAACTACCTCCACCGTCCACCGTGGGAGGCCGTCCAGGACCTGGATCGCGCGCAGGCGACGATCGAGGACGCCACGGGGCGACCCATCACGCTCTACCGCCCGCCACACGGCATGTTCAACCTCGCGACATTCATCGAATCCGGGCGTCGCGGCTGGCACCGTGTGTACTGGCAGCGCCAGGGGTGGGACTGGGAAGCCAGCGCGACTCCTGAGTCGATCGCGGCGGGGGTTGGGGTGCCCGATCCGGGAGACATCATCTTGCTCCACGACGACGATCGATACAGTGCCCCAGGCTCGTGGCGACGGACCCTCGCGGCGCTGCCGCGCATCTTGGAGACAGCGAAATCGGCGGGTATGGAGGTCTGTTCGGTTGGCGAACTGCTGGCCCGTGCAGGGGATTACGCTCCGCCACGGGCCAGCGCAGCTCGGGCGCAGCGGACCGATGACTCGTACCGAACCGGGCGAGTCTCGTGA
- a CDS encoding oligosaccharide flippase family protein codes for MTSLREQALRGGAYLAVRQGISLFISLGGVLLLTRLIGPASYGLYAGSLGIVSVLTLIGRLGINVFLIRCPEPPDQHMYNQATTLLLLSGLALALGGVALPPLFAGRLLSPDFVPPLQVMAAVSPIALVTMPALAKLERDLNYRAVALIELAGQIAHYTVSLPLAALGAGVWSPVAGHVTWQVLLLVWVYRASGLRPRPTWSRVLVAEMLRFGVGQTTSVGVRRLRDLINPLVVGHFFGPEGVGYVALAIRFGEVLSFFREVSGRVSIAVLAKVQDDYSRLRRGVEEAMTMQVLAVGPFLCGFSLVATPLVPLLFGARWEPALEVYPFIALGMLVNTVFNVQASALYALGRNGDVTLCYLVHVVLFVLGAWIMVPRVGFIGYGLSEVLALGGYAVLHFRISRLFAFSYREVMPWLVAMIPPLFALHFEPGARLLFWLPLIVVALLPHQRQMIAQYLGYVRTWRLT; via the coding sequence ATGACTAGCCTACGCGAACAAGCACTACGAGGTGGGGCGTATCTTGCCGTGCGGCAAGGGATCAGCCTGTTCATCAGCCTGGGTGGGGTCCTCCTGCTCACCCGACTCATCGGTCCTGCGAGCTACGGTCTCTATGCGGGCTCCCTCGGGATTGTGTCGGTCCTGACCCTGATCGGACGCCTCGGTATCAACGTATTCCTGATTCGTTGTCCGGAGCCGCCTGATCAGCACATGTATAACCAGGCCACCACCCTGTTGCTGCTCTCCGGGTTGGCCCTGGCTCTCGGGGGCGTAGCCCTCCCACCGCTTTTCGCGGGACGCTTGCTGAGTCCCGACTTTGTGCCGCCATTGCAGGTCATGGCGGCGGTTTCTCCGATCGCTCTCGTGACTATGCCTGCACTGGCCAAGCTTGAGCGTGACCTTAATTATCGCGCCGTGGCGCTCATCGAGCTTGCGGGGCAGATCGCGCACTACACCGTGTCCTTGCCCCTGGCAGCACTCGGCGCTGGCGTGTGGAGCCCGGTGGCAGGCCACGTGACATGGCAGGTTCTCCTCTTGGTATGGGTCTATCGCGCGTCGGGGCTGCGCCCACGTCCTACCTGGTCGAGAGTCCTTGTCGCCGAGATGCTCCGTTTCGGGGTGGGGCAAACGACGTCGGTAGGGGTGCGGAGACTCCGGGACCTGATCAATCCGCTCGTCGTTGGACACTTCTTCGGACCCGAGGGCGTCGGGTACGTCGCCCTCGCGATCCGATTCGGCGAAGTTCTCTCGTTTTTCCGAGAGGTTTCCGGGCGGGTATCAATTGCCGTTCTGGCAAAGGTTCAGGACGATTACTCCCGCCTTCGCCGCGGGGTGGAAGAGGCAATGACTATGCAGGTGCTGGCGGTCGGGCCCTTCCTCTGCGGGTTCTCACTTGTCGCCACTCCGTTGGTCCCACTCCTCTTTGGTGCGCGGTGGGAGCCAGCCCTGGAAGTCTACCCGTTCATCGCGCTGGGCATGCTCGTCAACACGGTGTTCAACGTGCAGGCATCCGCACTCTACGCGCTGGGACGAAATGGGGACGTGACCCTTTGTTATCTCGTCCACGTGGTCCTTTTCGTACTCGGGGCCTGGATCATGGTGCCACGCGTGGGGTTCATCGGGTATGGACTGAGTGAGGTGCTGGCGTTGGGCGGCTATGCTGTCTTGCACTTCCGTATCTCGCGCCTTTTCGCGTTCTCCTATCGGGAAGTTATGCCGTGGCTGGTCGCGATGATACCTCCGCTGTTTGCCCTGCACTTCGAGCCGGGTGCGCGCCTGCTGTTCTGGTTGCCCCTGATCGTGGTAGCTCTGCTGCCGCACCAGCGGCAGATGATCGCGCAGTACCTGGGGTACGTCCGCACCTGGAGACTGACGTGA
- a CDS encoding glycosyltransferase family 2 protein has protein sequence MTMAVDHRSSVPRPNHKGEQNAAARTGPEVVAPLVSIIIDNYNYGHLIAEAIDSALAQTYPNIEVVVVDDGSTDNSRDVIARYGDRVVPVFKENGGQCSAFNAGFAACRGDIITLLDSDDVWDRDKVARVVDIFQRHPEVGWVGHKLTITDEVLKPLGYTFPDRLETGLVPPDPHLHLERMVKVGVCGLSFRRSAGERAFPIPHEDGIWRTCADLYLMSMFAIEGIWGYTLDESLGLYRQHAGQEFAQPDAIARRIERDATISEALAEIWTQRTGRRFYSSTVYKHRLVATALTGHSIWSGERWRLLADGIRSVVDLLRPHPRLAARQGAAIMLAFAFPNWWTRRVFRRFGTQLVPRTAATS, from the coding sequence ATGACGATGGCAGTCGATCACCGGTCTTCCGTCCCGCGTCCGAATCATAAAGGAGAGCAGAACGCGGCAGCGCGCACGGGTCCGGAGGTGGTCGCGCCGTTGGTGTCGATCATCATCGACAACTACAACTATGGCCACCTGATCGCGGAAGCGATCGACAGTGCCCTGGCGCAGACGTACCCGAACATCGAGGTGGTTGTGGTCGACGACGGCTCGACCGACAACTCGCGGGACGTCATCGCGCGGTACGGGGACCGGGTCGTGCCGGTGTTCAAGGAGAACGGCGGGCAGTGCTCCGCGTTCAACGCGGGCTTCGCCGCCTGCCGGGGCGACATCATCACGCTGCTGGACTCAGACGACGTGTGGGACCGGGACAAGGTCGCGCGCGTGGTCGACATTTTCCAGCGACACCCTGAGGTGGGCTGGGTCGGGCATAAGCTCACGATCACCGACGAGGTACTGAAGCCGCTGGGGTACACGTTCCCCGACCGGTTGGAGACAGGGCTGGTTCCCCCCGATCCGCACCTCCACCTGGAGCGGATGGTCAAGGTGGGCGTGTGCGGGTTATCGTTCCGCCGGAGCGCGGGCGAGCGCGCCTTCCCGATTCCCCACGAGGATGGGATCTGGCGGACCTGCGCGGACCTCTATCTCATGTCGATGTTCGCGATCGAGGGGATCTGGGGCTATACGCTGGACGAGTCCCTCGGTCTGTACCGGCAACACGCAGGGCAGGAGTTCGCGCAGCCTGACGCGATCGCCCGGCGGATCGAGCGGGATGCGACCATCTCGGAAGCGCTCGCGGAGATCTGGACGCAGCGCACCGGTCGGAGATTCTACTCTTCGACCGTCTACAAACACCGGCTCGTGGCAACGGCATTGACGGGCCATTCGATCTGGAGCGGGGAACGGTGGCGGTTGCTGGCGGACGGCATCCGATCTGTGGTCGATCTACTCCGTCCGCACCCGCGGCTTGCCGCACGCCAGGGGGCAGCGATCATGCTCGCTTTCGCCTTTCCGAATTGGTGGACGCGCCGGGTCTTCCGGCGGTTTGGAACGCAGCTTGTGCCGCGGACTGCGGCAACATCATGA
- a CDS encoding O-antigen ligase family protein has product MRASDAIHRWVAPIILAAAAVLSLVAALVAAAVPLLAVMALAAASLAVLLMLSRSLVLAILLMSGLVDLLTPFRIGPLSAMGVTTILYAIGSWFVWLLRAELPARLRRALLPFALFLFWAGVSMVLWYRPSVEGVQNLLVIVAFLGLIVLTANETRRSPEFIDTLGRVMTAATVIAVVLQVLSYHLGVMPAGFGIQARSFALFALVALAWQLGRWRSGDRRAFWAALAIVGLIGISLSRTAFVVGVLLFPASHMRLQSVRGWFQAGVLGVGAVGLLYTIVSRVEPLRARFFEGDLSLKVGGIAINAMGRTAFWEITLASWRKSPLIGNGSGSAQPLIEAYFPGLGHPHNDYLRILHDYGLIGLAIWLVGYLVLLWVTSSAWSRSDPQRDAAAGVHLAAFLALAAVAAAMVTDNTMVYVFVMAPAGILVGASFGVMERDQHKDPAPTGSTLGPPGLEDGPASGVAPGAAPPSLVTRESCAS; this is encoded by the coding sequence ATGAGGGCCAGTGACGCGATCCACCGCTGGGTAGCGCCGATCATCCTGGCGGCCGCTGCTGTGCTGAGCCTCGTCGCGGCGCTCGTGGCGGCGGCTGTGCCGCTCCTGGCCGTCATGGCCCTTGCAGCCGCTTCGCTCGCGGTGCTGTTGATGCTCTCGCGGTCGCTGGTCCTGGCGATCCTCCTGATGAGCGGGCTGGTGGATCTGCTCACCCCGTTTCGCATCGGCCCCCTCTCGGCCATGGGAGTCACGACCATCCTGTATGCCATCGGGAGCTGGTTTGTCTGGCTGCTCCGCGCGGAGTTGCCTGCCCGCCTGCGGCGCGCTCTCCTTCCATTCGCGCTGTTCCTGTTCTGGGCGGGGGTCTCGATGGTGCTCTGGTACCGGCCGTCGGTGGAGGGTGTCCAGAACCTCCTGGTGATCGTGGCGTTCCTCGGGTTGATCGTCCTGACGGCCAACGAGACGCGGCGCTCCCCGGAGTTCATCGACACGCTGGGTAGAGTGATGACGGCGGCGACGGTGATTGCCGTCGTCCTTCAGGTGCTGAGCTACCACCTGGGTGTAATGCCGGCCGGCTTCGGAATCCAGGCGCGGAGTTTCGCCCTCTTCGCACTCGTCGCCCTCGCCTGGCAACTCGGCCGCTGGCGTTCGGGAGATCGCCGCGCCTTCTGGGCCGCTTTGGCGATAGTGGGCCTGATCGGTATCAGCCTGTCGCGCACGGCGTTCGTCGTTGGGGTCTTGCTCTTCCCTGCGTCCCATATGCGCCTGCAATCCGTCCGTGGCTGGTTCCAGGCTGGCGTGCTCGGCGTCGGAGCGGTCGGGCTGCTGTACACCATCGTGTCGCGCGTCGAACCGCTTCGCGCGCGCTTCTTCGAAGGCGATCTGTCGCTGAAGGTGGGCGGGATTGCCATCAACGCGATGGGGCGCACTGCCTTCTGGGAGATCACCCTGGCGTCATGGCGGAAGTCGCCTCTGATTGGCAATGGGTCGGGTTCGGCGCAGCCGCTGATCGAGGCGTACTTCCCGGGGTTGGGGCATCCGCACAACGACTACCTGCGTATCCTGCACGACTACGGCCTGATCGGCCTGGCCATCTGGCTCGTGGGATACCTTGTGCTCCTCTGGGTAACCTCGTCGGCGTGGAGCCGGTCCGACCCGCAGCGGGACGCGGCCGCCGGCGTTCATCTGGCCGCGTTCCTGGCGCTCGCGGCGGTGGCGGCGGCGATGGTCACGGACAACACGATGGTCTATGTCTTCGTCATGGCTCCGGCCGGTATCCTCGTCGGTGCCTCGTTCGGCGTAATGGAGCGCGATCAGCACAAGGACCCTGCTCCCACCGGATCGACGCTGGGTCCGCCCGGTCTTGAGGATGGCCCCGCCTCCGGAGTTGCCCCTGGGGCAGCCCCGCCTTCGCTGGTGACGAGGGAATCGTGCGCGTCCTAG
- a CDS encoding glycosyltransferase — protein MRVLAVHNRYQQAGGEDVVFAAEVELLRSYGHTVTELIFDNREIPERPAPLDAARLALGTVWSRKGAARVRAMIREHRPEVVHFHNMFPLVSPAAYYAARAERLAVVQTLHNYRLICPGSLLYRDGRVCQDCVGRVVPWPGVLHGCYRGSRAQTAPVAAMVGAHRLGGTWRNLVDRYIVLSQVARDQFVAGGLPEDRIVIKPNFVELDLGERSSPGEYYLYAGRLAAEKGVETLLRAWTEHGRREPLHIVGDGPLAPQVEAAAQASPSIRYLGRLDRAAVLEQMRHARALIFPSVWYEGFPMILVEALASGLPVIASRLGAAAEIIEDGVTGLHFTVGSAADLAAKVDWVSQHTEATAEMGRAARCTYEAKYTGARNHDQLMAIYQAALEESRRSHA, from the coding sequence GTGCGCGTCCTAGCGGTCCACAACCGCTATCAGCAGGCTGGCGGCGAGGATGTGGTATTCGCCGCGGAGGTCGAGCTGCTGCGGAGCTACGGCCACACCGTCACCGAGCTCATCTTCGACAACCGGGAAATCCCCGAGCGGCCCGCGCCGCTCGATGCCGCTCGCCTCGCGCTCGGCACCGTCTGGTCCCGAAAGGGGGCAGCGCGGGTCCGCGCGATGATCCGGGAGCACCGGCCGGAGGTGGTCCACTTTCACAACATGTTCCCGCTAGTGTCACCGGCGGCCTACTACGCGGCGCGAGCCGAGCGCTTGGCAGTGGTGCAGACGCTCCACAACTACCGGCTGATCTGCCCGGGCTCGCTGCTCTACCGTGACGGCCGTGTCTGCCAGGACTGCGTCGGGCGAGTGGTGCCGTGGCCCGGTGTGCTCCACGGATGCTATCGCGGGTCACGGGCGCAGACGGCCCCCGTCGCAGCGATGGTAGGTGCCCATCGACTGGGTGGCACCTGGCGGAACCTCGTCGATCGCTACATTGTGCTCAGCCAGGTCGCGCGGGACCAGTTCGTTGCCGGCGGCTTGCCCGAGGACCGGATCGTGATCAAGCCGAACTTCGTGGAGTTGGACTTGGGGGAACGGTCCTCCCCGGGAGAGTATTACCTCTATGCCGGTCGGCTCGCGGCCGAAAAGGGCGTGGAGACGCTCCTGCGCGCCTGGACGGAGCACGGGCGGCGTGAGCCGCTCCACATCGTCGGCGACGGCCCGCTGGCGCCGCAGGTCGAAGCGGCAGCGCAGGCGTCGCCCAGCATTCGCTACCTGGGGCGGTTGGATCGGGCGGCGGTCCTCGAGCAGATGCGCCACGCGCGGGCTTTGATCTTCCCGTCGGTGTGGTACGAGGGCTTCCCGATGATTCTGGTCGAGGCTCTGGCGTCCGGTCTTCCAGTGATTGCGAGTCGGCTGGGGGCCGCCGCTGAGATCATCGAGGATGGGGTGACCGGGTTGCACTTCACGGTCGGCAGCGCTGCCGATCTCGCGGCGAAGGTGGACTGGGTATCCCAGCACACGGAGGCCACTGCGGAGATGGGGCGGGCGGCGCGCTGCACCTACGAGGCGAAATACACCGGCGCTCGGAACCACGACCAGTTGATGGCGATCTACCAGGCGGCGCTGGAGGAGTCCCGCCGCTCACATGCGTAG
- a CDS encoding right-handed parallel beta-helix repeat-containing protein, with amino-acid sequence MVNVRDYGAKGDGVADDSRAIQRAIEAAAAIPDAVVSIPAGTYFISRGLYISRPVRIVGAGMDQAILLARSEIRMVGIENTSGVEIAGLTLQGMGTHGKYGPAIELVDAGGVTIRECRLRDIPETAVSLWHVSDVTISGCHFIGTRYSGVRLQHPGAGNVNRNVTIRACTFEQINTSMTSGNAPVQCHGGEPDARHEYVTVEGNLITTSGVGIGLDDVDYGVVLNNRITGAGLGYEGIAFCGSHNVVSGNQINNYGAAGILLWGVAYRPIANNTISGNTCWDNSQGIAIVCGQDGTVIDGLQVVENRCFASSPASRQQYGVQNYIDGTTNFTWRNVVIANNDLRGNTRGPISLVPPAQATIYGNLG; translated from the coding sequence GTGGTGAACGTTCGAGACTACGGTGCCAAGGGCGACGGCGTCGCCGATGACTCGCGCGCGATCCAGCGGGCGATCGAGGCAGCGGCCGCGATCCCCGATGCGGTCGTTTCGATCCCAGCGGGTACCTACTTCATCTCACGAGGACTCTACATCAGCCGCCCCGTCCGGATCGTCGGGGCGGGAATGGATCAGGCGATCCTGCTCGCCCGATCCGAGATCCGCATGGTCGGCATTGAGAACACCTCGGGCGTGGAGATTGCCGGGCTGACCCTGCAGGGCATGGGCACCCACGGCAAGTACGGACCAGCGATCGAACTGGTCGACGCGGGTGGTGTGACGATCCGGGAGTGCCGGCTGCGCGACATCCCCGAGACAGCCGTCAGCCTCTGGCATGTGAGCGACGTGACGATCAGCGGCTGCCATTTCATCGGAACCCGCTACTCAGGCGTCCGCCTGCAACACCCGGGGGCGGGGAACGTCAACCGGAACGTGACCATCCGGGCGTGCACCTTCGAGCAGATCAACACCTCCATGACCAGCGGCAACGCGCCCGTGCAGTGCCACGGCGGGGAGCCTGACGCTCGGCATGAGTACGTGACGGTGGAGGGGAACCTCATCACGACGAGCGGCGTCGGCATCGGCCTGGATGACGTCGACTACGGGGTGGTGCTCAACAACCGCATCACCGGCGCCGGCCTGGGCTATGAGGGCATCGCCTTCTGCGGCTCACACAACGTCGTTAGCGGCAACCAGATCAACAACTACGGCGCAGCGGGCATCCTCCTCTGGGGCGTGGCTTACCGCCCGATCGCAAACAACACCATCAGCGGCAATACCTGCTGGGACAACTCCCAGGGAATCGCGATCGTGTGCGGTCAAGACGGCACGGTGATCGACGGGTTGCAGGTCGTTGAGAATCGCTGCTTCGCCTCGTCGCCCGCGAGCCGCCAGCAATACGGCGTGCAGAACTACATCGACGGGACGACCAACTTCACCTGGCGGAATGTGGTGATCGCCAACAACGACCTGCGCGGGAACACGCGCGGCCCCATCAGTCTGGTACCACCGGCCCAGGCGACGATCTACGGCAACCTGGGCTAG
- a CDS encoding tyrosine-protein phosphatase: MTTSEEPTAHARLVDLHSHVLPGVDDGARDVDEALRMLRVAEEDGIATIAATPHADSVTPQQILDGVAELNRLAADAGLRIRVVPGSEVRIAADLPARAADGRLVTLADTPYLLLELSLWGDWPPFLLEAIYSCQVVGLWPILAHAERYPAVQRDPGRVLPLVERGVLVQVNADSLFGRNGRKAQWAAEELIRSRAAHLIASDAHRSDSRPPRVRAALERAAAVAGEEYATWMAQAAVDVLRGAPVTPPQPEPPRRRRRFRWLFR; encoded by the coding sequence GTGACGACATCCGAAGAGCCGACGGCGCACGCCAGGCTGGTCGATCTCCACAGCCACGTGCTGCCGGGGGTGGACGACGGGGCCCGTGATGTGGATGAGGCGCTGCGGATGCTGCGCGTGGCGGAGGAGGACGGCATCGCGACCATCGCCGCCACGCCTCACGCCGACTCCGTGACCCCGCAGCAGATCCTGGACGGCGTGGCGGAGTTGAACCGGCTGGCAGCCGACGCCGGACTGCGTATCCGCGTCGTTCCGGGGAGTGAGGTGCGGATCGCGGCCGACCTGCCCGCTCGGGCGGCGGATGGGCGGCTGGTGACGCTCGCGGACACCCCGTACCTGTTGCTGGAGCTGTCGCTCTGGGGCGACTGGCCGCCCTTCCTGCTGGAGGCGATCTACTCCTGCCAGGTGGTCGGGCTCTGGCCGATCCTGGCGCATGCGGAGCGCTACCCGGCGGTGCAGCGAGATCCGGGCCGAGTGCTCCCGCTCGTCGAGCGCGGAGTGCTGGTGCAGGTGAACGCCGACTCGCTGTTCGGGCGCAACGGGCGGAAGGCGCAGTGGGCCGCAGAGGAGTTGATCCGCTCACGCGCGGCGCACCTGATCGCCAGCGATGCGCACCGGTCGGATTCACGCCCCCCACGCGTGCGGGCGGCGCTGGAACGCGCGGCGGCTGTCGCCGGGGAGGAATACGCGACCTGGATGGCGCAGGCGGCGGTGGATGTGCTGCGTGGCGCGCCGGTTACCCCGCCCCAGCCCGAGCCTCCGCGACGTCGTCGCCGGTTCCGCTGGCTCTTCCGATAG
- a CDS encoding phosphoribosyltransferase: MDTRFENRTDAGRRLATRLAHYAGRPDVLVLALPRGGVPVGYEVARALGVPLDVLVVRKLGVPGHEELAMGAIASGGTRVLNRQVIADLAISQSVIDVVAAREHAVLRQRERAYRGDRPPADVRGRTVILVDDGLATGATMRAAVAALRQREPARIVVAVPVASSETCRALEPHVDEIVCYATPDVFHAVGLWYEDFTPTSDDEVRDLLRDAANWQEPRAEHPPDADPGA; the protein is encoded by the coding sequence ATGGACACGCGCTTTGAGAACCGCACCGACGCGGGCCGGAGGCTGGCGACGCGGCTGGCGCACTATGCCGGACGGCCGGATGTCCTGGTGCTGGCGCTGCCGCGCGGGGGTGTTCCGGTCGGATACGAGGTGGCTCGCGCGCTCGGTGTGCCCCTGGATGTCCTGGTCGTGCGCAAGCTGGGTGTGCCGGGGCACGAGGAGTTGGCGATGGGCGCGATCGCCAGCGGCGGGACGCGGGTGCTCAATCGCCAGGTGATCGCCGACCTCGCCATCTCCCAGAGCGTCATCGACGTTGTTGCCGCGCGGGAGCACGCCGTGCTGCGGCAGCGGGAGCGTGCCTACCGCGGCGATCGGCCCCCGGCCGACGTGCGCGGGCGCACGGTGATCCTGGTCGACGACGGGCTGGCGACGGGGGCGACGATGCGTGCCGCGGTCGCGGCGCTCCGCCAGCGGGAGCCGGCTCGGATCGTCGTCGCGGTGCCGGTTGCCTCGTCGGAGACCTGCCGTGCCCTCGAGCCACACGTCGACGAGATCGTCTGCTACGCTACCCCCGACGTGTTCCACGCCGTGGGCCTCTGGTACGAGGACTTCACGCCGACGTCCGACGACGAAGTGCGCGACCTGCTCCGCGACGCCGCCAACTGGCAGGAGCCGCGCGCTGAGCACCCACCGGACGCCGACCCGGGCGCGTAG
- a CDS encoding CBS domain-containing protein, producing MMTQTVVVPLLPPDVDEDRLSERALPVATALAERVGANMLLLSLVEVSPDLEARPETPAVAREVEQVVEERQVYLEQVAATITRVPVDTAVGVGDPSDELLSLLDRLPDPLLVMATERRPALLRILHGGPTRAVLQSAPCPVLLVREPVPDDWTPSSVVVPLDGSAFGEMALDAVRAVLGDEDLTIHLVHVLDYITGADHATSTRVLNQYLQQVASRLPSETATVDWEVRFGSVASEIIEAAQERGARLIAMATHSRSGAERLLLGSDAERVVNRAPMPVLLVRPELHDLARLEEERVAEQARRRAIARAIRQVPIRDILTSPVVTVREDDTLDAVAKTMLEHQIGCAPVVDQNGHLVGIITESDFLRGSIPFWIYEASEILSRAIPAPEVEHLFETGRKLTASAVMTQPVVTAAPEDSVGSIADQMRRHGIHRIPVVQDGVPVGIVTRRDLLKLLLLEESPVDPD from the coding sequence ATGATGACCCAGACGGTCGTCGTACCCCTGCTTCCGCCAGACGTCGACGAAGATCGCCTCTCCGAGCGAGCGCTGCCGGTCGCGACGGCGCTGGCGGAACGGGTGGGAGCGAACATGCTCCTCCTCTCGCTCGTCGAGGTCTCTCCGGATCTCGAGGCCCGACCCGAGACGCCAGCGGTCGCGCGCGAGGTTGAGCAAGTCGTCGAGGAACGGCAGGTGTACCTGGAGCAGGTCGCAGCGACGATCACGCGCGTGCCGGTGGACACGGCGGTCGGCGTCGGTGATCCGTCCGACGAATTGCTCAGCCTGCTCGATCGGCTGCCGGACCCGCTGCTCGTCATGGCAACCGAACGCCGTCCGGCACTGCTCCGGATTCTCCACGGCGGCCCAACGCGCGCCGTGCTCCAGTCCGCGCCATGTCCCGTCTTACTGGTGCGCGAGCCGGTCCCGGACGACTGGACGCCGTCGTCCGTCGTCGTCCCCCTGGACGGATCGGCCTTCGGCGAAATGGCACTCGACGCGGTGCGGGCGGTCCTCGGTGACGAGGATCTCACCATCCACCTGGTGCACGTGCTCGACTACATCACGGGGGCCGACCACGCCACGAGCACTCGCGTCCTGAACCAGTATCTGCAGCAGGTTGCCAGCCGGTTGCCATCTGAGACGGCGACCGTGGATTGGGAGGTCCGCTTCGGGTCCGTCGCGAGCGAGATCATCGAGGCGGCCCAGGAGCGCGGTGCCCGGCTCATTGCCATGGCCACGCACAGCCGCAGCGGCGCCGAGCGCCTGTTGCTCGGCTCGGATGCCGAGCGGGTGGTGAACCGGGCGCCCATGCCGGTGCTGCTGGTCCGACCGGAGTTGCACGACCTCGCCCGCCTGGAGGAGGAACGGGTGGCCGAGCAGGCCCGTCGCCGTGCCATAGCCCGGGCGATCCGGCAGGTGCCCATCCGCGACATCCTGACCAGCCCGGTGGTGACGGTCCGCGAAGATGACACGCTCGACGCGGTAGCGAAGACGATGCTGGAGCACCAGATTGGCTGCGCGCCGGTGGTCGACCAGAACGGCCACCTGGTCGGGATCATCACCGAGTCCGATTTCCTGCGCGGCTCGATCCCGTTCTGGATCTACGAAGCGTCGGAAATCCTCTCCCGCGCCATACCTGCGCCGGAGGTGGAGCACCTCTTCGAAACCGGACGGAAGCTAACCGCCAGTGCCGTCATGACGCAGCCGGTGGTCACGGCTGCGCCGGAGGACTCGGTCGGAAGTATCGCGGACCAGATGCGCCGGCACGGTATCCATCGCATCCCGGTGGTACAGGATGGGGTTCCAGTCGGCATCGTGACCCGGCGTGATCTGCTGAAGTTGCTTCTTCTGGAGGAATCCCCGGTAGACCCGGATTGA